One region of Rhodocaloribacter litoris genomic DNA includes:
- a CDS encoding putative nucleotidyltransferase substrate binding domain-containing protein, giving the protein MSTSAILNRIKHLLDTTPPFDRLTEEERGSLLPDVTLEFFEPGEVILAQGSPPPKGLYIVESGLVRLMDIDAQRLIDKCGEGDTFGAFGLIKGGALIYEAKAVEPTVCALLKGERFRSLYETNREFAAFFDSDLNYYARRLGTEVDVSGAYRLTMRLAALPHRRPVTGPPSTTAQEAARRMAAARVGAFLVVEDHTIRGILTDRDLRNRLVAQGLPPRTPVRELMSSPVLTVPAETPLFETMMTLIDRDVHRLVVLDENGRPCGILTDRDLAHFRGQDPVATVDRIETASSLPELSNIRAETSELLLRFYRQDVRPEQLMRILSIIYDRIAVRVLELVEAELAGEDPEAAVSLPWVWLRLGSGGRREMTLASRQHNALLYADPATPDEAARAETWFARLAERANAALERCGFLNSETVARTPACRLPLRTFKKTFRTWIFEAGAGELTGAPILFFDLRGIYGAMSLVDALKQDIEDALNMQAMDPDRAFIQMMAAGALKQAPPLSFFRRFVLERSGEHRNAFDIRTRGILPVVDAARVLALEARFLESTNTFDRLRHAADAFPDLRGVIETTLEAYQFLFDFRLEHHLRAVEGGEAPDNHIIPAQLSPIQRNLLRKAFGTVAELQAALTRRYDLGRGWLSPRN; this is encoded by the coding sequence ATGTCCACTTCGGCGATCCTGAACCGCATCAAGCACCTGCTCGATACGACCCCGCCCTTCGACCGCCTCACGGAAGAAGAGCGAGGGAGCCTGTTGCCCGACGTCACCCTCGAATTCTTCGAGCCGGGCGAGGTGATCCTCGCCCAGGGCAGTCCACCGCCGAAGGGCCTCTACATCGTCGAATCCGGGCTGGTCCGGCTCATGGACATCGACGCCCAGCGCCTGATCGACAAGTGCGGCGAGGGGGACACCTTCGGCGCGTTCGGGTTGATCAAGGGCGGGGCGCTCATCTACGAGGCCAAGGCCGTCGAGCCGACCGTGTGTGCCCTCCTCAAAGGGGAACGCTTCCGGTCGCTGTACGAAACCAACCGCGAATTCGCAGCCTTCTTCGACAGCGACCTGAACTATTACGCCCGTCGCCTGGGTACGGAGGTCGACGTCTCCGGCGCCTACCGGCTCACGATGCGCCTGGCCGCGCTGCCGCATCGCCGCCCGGTCACCGGCCCCCCTTCGACGACGGCCCAGGAGGCCGCCCGGCGCATGGCCGCCGCCCGCGTCGGCGCCTTTCTCGTGGTGGAGGACCACACGATACGCGGCATCCTGACCGACCGCGACCTGCGGAACCGGCTCGTGGCCCAGGGCCTCCCCCCCCGAACCCCCGTGCGCGAGCTGATGTCTTCGCCCGTACTGACCGTCCCGGCCGAAACCCCGCTCTTCGAGACGATGATGACCCTGATCGACCGGGACGTGCACCGCCTCGTCGTGCTCGACGAAAACGGCAGGCCGTGCGGCATCCTGACCGACCGCGACCTGGCCCACTTCCGGGGACAGGACCCCGTGGCCACCGTCGACCGCATCGAGACGGCCTCGTCCCTGCCCGAGCTGTCGAACATCCGGGCCGAGACGAGCGAACTGCTGCTGCGCTTCTACCGGCAGGACGTGCGTCCCGAGCAGCTGATGCGCATCCTCTCGATCATCTATGACCGGATCGCCGTGCGGGTGCTCGAGCTGGTCGAAGCGGAACTGGCCGGCGAAGACCCGGAGGCCGCCGTCTCCCTCCCCTGGGTATGGCTGCGCCTGGGCAGCGGAGGGCGGCGGGAGATGACGCTGGCCTCGCGCCAGCACAACGCGCTGCTCTATGCCGACCCCGCCACGCCCGACGAAGCGGCCCGGGCCGAAACCTGGTTCGCCCGCCTGGCCGAACGGGCCAATGCCGCCCTCGAGCGCTGTGGTTTCCTCAACAGCGAGACCGTGGCCCGCACCCCCGCCTGCCGCCTGCCCCTGCGCACCTTCAAAAAGACGTTCCGGACCTGGATCTTCGAAGCCGGTGCCGGCGAGCTGACCGGCGCACCGATCCTGTTTTTCGACCTGCGCGGCATCTACGGCGCAATGTCGCTGGTGGACGCGCTCAAACAGGACATCGAAGACGCCCTGAACATGCAGGCCATGGACCCGGACCGCGCCTTCATCCAGATGATGGCCGCCGGCGCCCTCAAACAGGCCCCGCCGCTGTCCTTCTTCCGCCGGTTCGTGCTGGAACGCTCCGGCGAGCACCGCAACGCCTTCGACATCCGCACGCGCGGCATCCTCCCCGTCGTCGACGCGGCGCGCGTGCTGGCGCTGGAAGCCCGCTTCCTCGAAAGCACCAACACCTTCGACCGCCTGCGCCACGCCGCCGACGCCTTTCCCGACCTCCGGGGCGTGATCGAGACCACGCTGGAAGCCTACCAGTTCCTGTTCGACTTCCGCCTAGAGCATCACCTGCGGGCGGTCGAGGGCGGCGAAGCACCGGACAACCACATCATCCCGGCTCAACTCTCGCCCATCCAGCGCAACCTGCTGCGCAAAGCCTTCGGCACCGTCGCCGAACTGCAGGCCGCCCTCACCCGGCGGTACGACCTCGGCCGGGGCTGGCTCTCCCCCCGGAATTGA
- the hisG gene encoding ATP phosphoribosyltransferase has translation METLLRLALQKSGRLSEASVQLIEACGIHFNRANHRLRCQADNFPLEILYLRDDDIPGYVADGVADVGVVGENVVAEKRRPVEVLERLGFARCRLAIAVPRSTPYDGLADLEGLHIATSYPNLLSDFLRENGIEASIHEISGSVEIAPSIGLADAVCDLVSSGSTLLSNGLKEVETVMRSEAVLIGRPDLPPEKAALLDALRFRIQAVLKAQNFKYILLNAPNEAIDRIVELLPGMKSPTVLPLAESGWSSVHSVVNENDFWEVIENLRAAGAQGILVVPIEKMIV, from the coding sequence ATGGAAACCCTGCTGCGTCTTGCGCTCCAGAAGTCGGGGCGCCTGAGCGAAGCTTCCGTCCAGTTGATCGAAGCCTGCGGCATCCATTTCAACCGGGCCAACCATCGCCTTCGTTGCCAGGCCGACAACTTCCCCCTCGAAATCCTCTATCTGCGGGACGACGACATCCCCGGCTACGTGGCCGACGGCGTGGCCGACGTGGGCGTCGTCGGCGAGAACGTCGTGGCCGAGAAGCGACGCCCCGTCGAGGTGCTCGAACGCCTGGGCTTCGCCCGCTGCCGCCTCGCCATCGCCGTCCCCCGCAGCACCCCCTACGACGGCCTCGCCGACCTCGAAGGGCTGCACATCGCCACCTCCTACCCGAACCTGCTCTCGGACTTCCTCCGCGAGAACGGCATCGAGGCGAGCATCCACGAGATCAGCGGCTCGGTCGAGATCGCCCCGAGCATCGGCCTGGCCGACGCCGTCTGCGACCTGGTCAGCTCCGGCAGCACGCTGCTGAGCAACGGCCTCAAGGAGGTCGAAACGGTGATGCGCTCCGAGGCGGTGCTCATCGGCCGCCCCGACCTGCCCCCCGAGAAGGCCGCCCTCCTCGACGCCCTCCGCTTCCGCATCCAGGCCGTCCTGAAGGCCCAGAACTTCAAGTACATCCTGCTCAACGCCCCCAACGAGGCCATCGACCGGATCGTCGAACTGCTGCCGGGCATGAAGAGCCCGACGGTGCTGCCGCTGGCCGAATCCGGCTGGAGCTCGGTCCACTCCGTCGTCAACGAGAACGACTTCTGGGAGGTGATCGAGAACCTCCGGGCCGCCGGCGCCCAGGGCATCCTCGTCGTGCCCATCGAGAAGATGATCGTCTGA
- the hisB gene encoding imidazoleglycerol-phosphate dehydratase HisB yields the protein MPPRTGRVHRQTKETDIHVTLTLDGHGHADVHTGLGFFDHMLEQIARHGGFDLTVHVDGDLHVDEHHTIEDTALALGAALLDALGDKRGIERYGFLLPMDDALAQVALDLSGRSWLVWDVPFTRDRVGDVPTEMFAHFFKSFADAAKCNLNIKAEGENDHHKIEAVFKAFARALRQAVRRDPARMDVLPSTKGTL from the coding sequence CTGCCGCCGCGCACCGGCCGCGTCCACCGGCAGACGAAGGAGACGGACATCCACGTCACCCTCACGCTCGACGGGCACGGCCACGCCGACGTCCACACCGGCCTGGGCTTCTTCGACCACATGCTCGAACAGATCGCCCGCCACGGCGGCTTCGACCTCACGGTCCACGTCGACGGCGACCTGCACGTGGACGAACACCACACCATCGAGGACACCGCCCTGGCCCTCGGCGCGGCCCTTCTCGACGCCCTCGGCGACAAGCGCGGCATCGAACGCTACGGCTTCCTCCTGCCCATGGACGACGCCCTGGCCCAGGTGGCGCTCGACCTCTCGGGGCGAAGCTGGCTCGTGTGGGACGTACCCTTCACGCGCGACCGCGTCGGCGACGTGCCCACCGAGATGTTCGCCCACTTCTTCAAGTCGTTCGCCGACGCGGCGAAGTGCAACCTGAACATCAAGGCCGAGGGAGAGAACGACCACCACAAGATCGAAGCCGTGTTCAAGGCCTTCGCCCGCGCCCTCCGGCAGGCCGTCCGCCGCGACCCCGCCCGGATGGACGTGCTGCCGAGCACGAAAGGGACGCTGTGA
- the hisH gene encoding imidazole glycerol phosphate synthase subunit HisH, whose protein sequence is MTVAIVRYNAGNILSVINAVKRLGVEPVLTDDAATLRRADRVIFPGQGEARSAMRYLRERGLDAVLRSLTQPVLGICIGLQLLCRHTEENDTEGLGVFAERVRRFPATGKVPHVGWNTLDGTTGPLFDGLPETPYVYYLHSYYAETGPDTLATTEYLVPFSAALHRDNFFAVQFHPEKSGPVGETILRNFLNLFR, encoded by the coding sequence ATGACCGTCGCCATCGTTCGCTACAACGCGGGCAACATCCTGTCCGTCATCAACGCCGTGAAGCGGCTGGGCGTGGAGCCGGTGCTGACCGACGACGCGGCGACGCTCCGCCGGGCCGACCGGGTGATCTTCCCCGGCCAGGGGGAGGCCCGCTCGGCCATGCGCTACCTCCGCGAACGCGGCCTCGACGCCGTGCTCCGCAGCCTCACGCAACCCGTCCTCGGCATCTGCATCGGGTTGCAGCTCCTGTGCCGCCACACGGAGGAGAACGATACCGAGGGGCTGGGCGTCTTCGCCGAGCGGGTGCGGCGCTTCCCCGCCACCGGCAAGGTGCCGCACGTGGGCTGGAACACCCTCGACGGCACCACCGGCCCCCTCTTCGACGGGCTGCCCGAGACGCCGTACGTGTATTACCTCCACAGCTATTACGCCGAGACCGGCCCCGACACCCTCGCCACCACCGAGTACCTGGTCCCCTTCAGCGCCGCCCTTCACCGGGACAATTTCTTCGCCGTCCAGTTTCACCCGGAGAAGAGCGGCCCCGTGGGCGAGACGATCCTCCGCAACTTCCTGAACCTGTTCCGTTGA
- the hisF gene encoding imidazole glycerol phosphate synthase subunit HisF, with translation MLTKRIIPCLDVKDGRTVKGVNFVNLIDAGDAVELAKAYVEQGADELVFLDITATLEKRATLVALVRRIAREINIPFTVGGGIGSVDDVRALLEAGADKVSVNSAALRDPALIDRIADAFGSQCLVLAIDAKRVGDVWRVFTHGGTRPTDREAVAWAVEGERRGAGEILLTSMDHDGTKGGFALDLTRRIAGAVSIPVIASGGAGAREHFTEVFRDGRADAALAASIFHFGEIPIPDLKAYLRDAGVPVRL, from the coding sequence ATGCTCACCAAACGCATCATCCCCTGCCTCGACGTCAAAGACGGGCGTACCGTCAAGGGGGTCAACTTTGTGAACCTGATCGACGCGGGGGACGCGGTCGAGCTGGCGAAGGCGTACGTCGAACAGGGGGCGGACGAGCTCGTCTTCCTCGACATCACGGCGACGCTGGAGAAGCGGGCCACGCTGGTGGCGCTCGTACGCCGCATCGCCCGGGAGATCAACATCCCGTTCACCGTCGGCGGCGGCATCGGGTCGGTGGACGACGTGCGGGCGCTGCTGGAGGCCGGCGCCGACAAGGTGTCCGTCAACTCGGCGGCCCTGCGCGACCCCGCCCTCATCGACCGCATCGCCGACGCCTTCGGCAGCCAGTGCCTGGTGCTGGCCATCGACGCCAAGCGGGTCGGGGACGTGTGGCGCGTCTTCACCCACGGCGGCACCCGCCCCACCGACCGCGAGGCCGTGGCCTGGGCCGTGGAGGGCGAGCGGCGCGGCGCCGGCGAGATCCTCCTCACGTCGATGGACCACGACGGCACGAAGGGCGGCTTCGCCCTCGACCTGACGCGCCGCATCGCCGGGGCCGTCTCGATCCCCGTCATCGCCTCCGGCGGCGCGGGCGCCCGGGAGCACTTCACCGAGGTCTTCCGCGACGGCCGGGCCGACGCCGCCCTCGCCGCCAGCATCTTCCACTTCGGCGAAATCCCGATTCCCGACCTGAAAGCCTACCTCCGGGACGCGGGCGTGCCGGTGCGGCTGTGA
- the hisIE gene encoding bifunctional phosphoribosyl-AMP cyclohydrolase/phosphoribosyl-ATP diphosphatase HisIE, with amino-acid sequence MQRSTHHVERSIDPDTLDFEKGGGLVPAVVQDARTGRVLMLGYMNRAALERTLETGRVTFFSRSRQALWTKGETSGHVLTVEEIRADCDRDTLLVRAVPAGPVCHTGADTCFDEANVPDGLAFLRHLEGVIRDRHAHPAEGSYTSKLFARGINKIAQKVGEEAVELVIEAKDDDDALFRAEAADLLYHLLVLFEAKGIPLDDVLATLRERHR; translated from the coding sequence GTGCAACGTTCAACACACCACGTGGAACGCTCTATCGACCCCGATACGCTCGACTTTGAGAAGGGCGGCGGCCTGGTGCCCGCCGTTGTGCAGGATGCCCGCACGGGGCGGGTGCTGATGCTCGGCTACATGAACCGCGCGGCGCTCGAGCGCACGCTCGAGACGGGCCGTGTTACCTTCTTCAGCCGCTCCCGGCAGGCGCTGTGGACCAAGGGCGAGACGTCCGGGCACGTCCTCACCGTCGAGGAGATCCGGGCCGACTGCGACCGGGACACGCTGCTCGTGCGCGCCGTGCCCGCCGGGCCGGTCTGCCACACCGGCGCCGACACGTGCTTCGACGAGGCCAACGTGCCGGACGGGCTGGCCTTCCTCCGCCACCTCGAAGGCGTCATCCGCGACCGGCACGCGCACCCGGCCGAGGGGTCGTACACGAGCAAGCTCTTCGCGCGGGGGATCAACAAGATCGCCCAGAAGGTAGGGGAGGAAGCCGTGGAGCTGGTCATCGAGGCCAAGGACGACGACGACGCCCTCTTCCGCGCCGAGGCCGCCGACCTGCTCTACCACCTGCTCGTGCTCTTCGAGGCGAAGGGCATCCCGCTCGACGACGTGCTCGCCACCCTCCGCGAACGCCACCGCTGA
- a CDS encoding DUF2905 domain-containing protein: MHRSTGLILILIGLGLALVGLLVWTGAFSWFGRLPGDLRIERPNVRVYVPITSMLLLSLLLSALLYLIRRFWP; the protein is encoded by the coding sequence ATGCACCGCTCGACCGGCCTCATCCTGATCCTGATCGGCCTGGGCCTCGCCCTGGTGGGGCTGCTCGTGTGGACGGGCGCCTTCTCGTGGTTCGGACGCCTCCCCGGCGACCTCCGCATCGAGCGCCCCAACGTGCGGGTCTACGTCCCCATCACCTCGATGCTCCTCCTCTCTCTTCTCCTGAGCGCCCTCCTCTACCTCATCCGCCGGTTCTGGCCGTGA
- a CDS encoding type II toxin-antitoxin system RelE/ParE family toxin has product MALVRWSWAARQDLAAIRDYYESSSPGYARTVISKLFGAVTNLELFPRIGREVPEIENDAFREVIVEDYRIVYLVTGQEEETEVEVLAIAHSRQDLVKKLSRRS; this is encoded by the coding sequence ATGGCTCTCGTAAGGTGGTCATGGGCAGCCAGGCAGGATCTGGCCGCCATCCGGGATTACTACGAGAGCAGTTCGCCCGGCTATGCGCGTACCGTCATCAGCAAGCTCTTCGGTGCGGTTACGAACCTGGAACTGTTTCCGCGCATAGGGCGCGAAGTGCCCGAAATCGAGAACGATGCGTTCCGGGAGGTCATCGTGGAGGACTACCGAATCGTGTACCTGGTAACAGGACAAGAGGAAGAGACGGAGGTAGAGGTGTTAGCGATAGCGCATAGCAGGCAAGACCTGGTGAAGAAGCTGTCCCGGCGTAGCTGA
- a CDS encoding DUF2905 family protein yields MFYIERPSVRVYVPITSMLLLSLLLSALLYLVRRFWP; encoded by the coding sequence TTGTTCTACATCGAGCGCCCCAGCGTGCGGGTCTACGTCCCCATCACCTCGATGCTCCTGCTCTCCCTTCTGCTGAGCGCCCTCCTCTACCTCGTCCGCCGGTTCTGGCCCTGA
- a CDS encoding tetratricopeptide repeat protein produces MWEKAQGSDHPNVFASLTMLARLYTKQGDYAKAEPLLKRALAIWEKAQGPDHSDVVASMLADLYAEQGDYYAEQGDYVKAEPLLKRSLAIREKALGPDHPYVATSLDILAFLYAEQGDYVKAEPLLKRSLAIREKALGPDHPKVAASLTMLAGLYTKQGDHARAEPLYKRAAAIRAIE; encoded by the coding sequence ATCTGGGAGAAAGCGCAGGGCTCTGACCATCCTAACGTATTCGCGAGCCTGACCATGCTGGCTAGGCTCTATACAAAGCAAGGCGACTACGCCAAGGCGGAGCCGCTCTTAAAGCGTGCGCTGGCGATCTGGGAGAAGGCGCAGGGCCCTGACCATTCCGATGTGGTCGCGAGTATGCTGGCTGATCTCTATGCAGAGCAGGGCGACTACTATGCAGAGCAGGGCGACTACGTCAAGGCCGAGCCGCTCTTAAAGCGCTCGCTGGCGATCAGGGAGAAGGCGCTGGGCCCTGACCATCCCTATGTAGCTACGAGCCTGGACATCCTGGCCTTTCTCTATGCAGAGCAGGGCGACTACGTCAAGGCCGAGCCGCTCTTAAAGCGCTCGCTGGCGATCAGGGAGAAGGCGCTGGGCCCCGACCATCCCAAGGTGGCCGCGAGTCTGACCATGCTGGCTGGGCTCTATACAAAGCAGGGTGACCATGCCAGGGCCGAGCCGCTCTACAAGCGTGCAGCGGCTATCCGCGCAATCGAATGA
- a CDS encoding tetratricopeptide repeat protein, with product MKANNLGCMRFSILVLCLCMAAPPVVHAQDAIEWWILNREAMDLYAAGNYDRAVAVAQKALEVAEQNFGLDHPDVAATLHNLAFFYVGGGRLRQGRAALQALAGDLGESAGL from the coding sequence ATGAAAGCGAACAACCTGGGCTGCATGAGATTTTCCATTCTCGTTCTCTGCTTATGCATGGCAGCACCACCGGTTGTGCATGCTCAGGACGCGATAGAGTGGTGGATACTGAACCGGGAAGCCATGGACCTATATGCGGCGGGCAATTATGACCGCGCGGTGGCGGTTGCCCAGAAGGCCCTGGAGGTTGCCGAGCAAAACTTCGGTCTCGACCATCCCGATGTGGCCGCGACCCTACACAACCTGGCCTTTTTCTATGTAGGGGGGGGGCGACTACGTCAAGGCCGAGCCGCTCTACAAGCGCTCGCGGGCGATCTGGGAGAAAGCGCAGGGCTCTGA
- a CDS encoding amidohydrolase family protein yields MKHALALLLAGLLTTPLLAQETPPEIPPDEVMDIEVYEPRSTLVVPAHPVTRAKYPFVDVHAHQWRAAEMTDAELDSLVAAMDRLNMAVMVNLSGGTGERLKATVDRMKGRYPNRFVVFANIDFDGIGEPGWTERAVARLEEDVRNGAQGLKIFKNLGLFLKDSQGRRVPTDDPRLDPIWAKCGELGIPVLIHTADPAPFWQKKDRFNERYLELRQRPRRYYAENPEIPPWDTLIAEQHRVFRRHPQTTFINAHLGWLGHDLARLGRLLDALPNVYTELGAVLAELGRQPRTARAWLIRYKDRVLMGKDAWGPEEYHVYFRTFETADEFFDYYRKRHAHWKMYGLDLPDDVLRHVYYRNALRIIPGLDASLFPE; encoded by the coding sequence ATGAAACACGCCCTCGCCCTGCTGCTGGCCGGCCTCCTCACAACGCCCCTCCTGGCCCAGGAGACGCCCCCCGAGATCCCGCCCGACGAGGTGATGGACATCGAGGTCTACGAGCCGCGCTCCACGCTGGTGGTGCCCGCCCACCCCGTCACCCGTGCGAAGTACCCGTTCGTGGACGTGCACGCGCACCAGTGGCGCGCCGCCGAGATGACCGACGCCGAGCTGGACAGCCTCGTCGCCGCCATGGACCGCCTCAACATGGCCGTGATGGTCAACCTCAGCGGCGGCACCGGCGAGCGCCTGAAGGCCACCGTCGACCGCATGAAGGGGCGCTACCCGAACCGCTTCGTCGTCTTCGCCAACATCGACTTCGACGGCATCGGCGAGCCGGGGTGGACCGAGCGGGCCGTGGCCCGGCTGGAGGAGGACGTGCGCAACGGCGCCCAGGGGCTGAAGATCTTCAAGAACCTGGGCCTCTTCCTCAAAGACAGCCAGGGCCGGCGCGTCCCCACCGACGACCCGCGCCTCGACCCGATCTGGGCGAAGTGCGGCGAGCTGGGCATCCCCGTGCTCATCCACACCGCCGACCCCGCGCCGTTCTGGCAGAAGAAGGACCGCTTCAACGAGCGCTACCTCGAGCTCCGGCAGCGCCCCCGCCGCTACTACGCCGAGAACCCCGAGATCCCGCCGTGGGACACCCTCATCGCCGAGCAGCACCGCGTCTTCCGCCGCCACCCGCAGACGACGTTCATCAACGCGCACCTGGGCTGGCTGGGCCACGACCTGGCCCGCCTCGGCCGCCTGCTCGACGCGCTGCCCAACGTGTACACCGAGCTGGGCGCCGTGCTGGCCGAGCTGGGCCGCCAGCCCCGCACCGCCCGCGCCTGGCTCATCCGGTACAAGGACCGCGTGCTCATGGGCAAGGACGCCTGGGGCCCCGAGGAGTACCACGTCTACTTCCGCACCTTCGAGACGGCCGACGAGTTCTTCGACTACTACCGCAAGCGCCACGCGCACTGGAAGATGTACGGCCTCGACCTGCCCGACGACGTGCTCCGCCACGTCTACTACCGCAACGCCCTCCGCATCATCCCCGGCCTCGACGCCTCGCTCTTTCCGGAGTGA
- a CDS encoding undecaprenyl-diphosphate phosphatase, giving the protein MNWWEAALLGLVQGLTEFLPISSSGHLVLAKYVLGVEAAGADNVTFEVFVHFGTVLSILTVYGQEVRGLIGKTLLAAAAPHRLPEHYRTHEEVRMVAFILLTLLPTGIVYLFFGDFLEARFSDPRFVCGMLLVTGLLLLLTLLRRHPDGPVTPWKALLIGLAQSAAMTPGISRSGATICTALYLNVTPRKAADFSFLMLLPVVLGATLIKGIELFETGLAMGWIPLVVGTLVAYGSGVAAIKLLLDVIRRGNLAYFAIYCFFAGTLGLVLI; this is encoded by the coding sequence ATGAACTGGTGGGAAGCCGCGTTGCTGGGACTGGTGCAGGGGTTGACGGAGTTCTTACCGATCTCGTCCTCGGGTCATCTGGTGCTGGCGAAGTATGTGCTGGGCGTCGAGGCCGCGGGAGCGGACAATGTCACCTTCGAGGTGTTCGTCCATTTCGGCACGGTGCTCAGCATCCTGACCGTCTACGGGCAGGAGGTGCGCGGGTTGATCGGCAAGACGCTGCTGGCCGCGGCGGCCCCGCATCGCCTGCCCGAGCACTACCGTACCCACGAGGAAGTCCGCATGGTAGCCTTCATCCTGTTGACACTGCTTCCGACGGGGATCGTCTACCTGTTCTTCGGAGACTTTCTGGAGGCCCGGTTCAGCGACCCGCGCTTCGTGTGTGGTATGCTGCTCGTCACCGGTTTGTTGCTGTTGCTGACGCTGCTGCGCCGGCACCCCGACGGTCCGGTCACGCCCTGGAAGGCACTGCTGATCGGCCTGGCGCAGTCGGCGGCGATGACGCCGGGCATCTCGCGCTCGGGCGCGACGATCTGCACGGCCCTCTACCTGAACGTGACGCCCCGGAAGGCCGCCGACTTTTCCTTCCTGATGCTGTTGCCGGTGGTCCTCGGCGCCACGTTGATCAAGGGCATCGAGTTGTTCGAAACCGGTCTGGCCATGGGGTGGATACCGCTGGTCGTGGGCACGCTGGTGGCCTACGGTTCCGGCGTGGCCGCCATCAAGCTCCTGCTCGATGTCATCCGGCGGGGCAACCTGGCCTATTTCGCTATCTACTGCTTTTTTGCCGGCACGCTGGGACTGGTTCTGATCTGA